From the genome of Halictus rubicundus isolate RS-2024b chromosome 2, iyHalRubi1_principal, whole genome shotgun sequence, one region includes:
- the LOC143365218 gene encoding CAAX prenyl protease 1 homolog: protein MNNFAKLIGDYILYEILALLWLLYLWNIYLNFRQRNLMKKLVELPTSVEGFMSKDVYDKARFYYLDRLNFSDFNNTYMNLFTTAFLLLSGYYYFWEWSVDVAKYVGFSRENDILISGICMFLTYVGGTIICLPLVVYEKFVIEHKHGFNKETPLFFIKDQLLKFLVLQIISIPLLCAVIWIIQNGGDYFFLYLWVFSIIVILFMMIIYPEVIAPIFDKYTPLPDGELRTKIEELAASVDYPLYKLFIVEGSKRSSHSNAYLYGFHKHKRIVLFDTLVKEYYKPGEGETEAKGCDTDEVLAVLAHELGHWKYNHTLKGFLLTQVTFLVKFLVYAKLLDYTPMYIAFGFSDSQPTFIGIIIITMYILIPFTTLIDFVAGVIGRKFEFEADNFAKTLGYGDTLKRSLIKLQKDNLGYPLFDKLYSCWLHSHPPLLERLEAIDKDD, encoded by the exons ATgaacaattttgcaaaattaatcGGGGATTATATATTGTATGAAATTTTGGCACTACTATGGCTACTTTATCTgtggaatatttatttaaactttcggCAG CGAAATTTGATGAAGAAGTTGGTTGAATTGCCTACATCTGTTGAAGGCTTTATGTCAAAAGATGTATATGATAAAGCTCGATTCTATTATTTGGATAGATTAAATTTCAGTGATTTTAATAATACTTATATGAATCTTTTCACAACG GCATTTCTGTTACTTTCTGGATATTATTACTTTTGGGAGTGGAGCGTTGATGTAGCAAAATACGTTGGTTTTAGTCGTGAGAATGACATTCTAATAAGTGGTATTTGTATGTTTCTTACATATGTTGGTGGTACCATTATTTGTTTACCATTGGTGGTGTATGAAAAGTTTGTTATAGAACACAAACATGGGTTTAACAAAGAG ACGCCACTGTTTTTTATCAAAGATCAACTTCTGAAGTTTCTTGTACTACAAATTATTTCCATACCTCTTTTGTGTGCAGTAATATGGATTATACAAAATGGAGGAGATTATTTCTTCCTTTATCTTTGGGTCTTTTCAATCATTGTTATTTTGTTCATGATGATTATTTATCCAGAAGTTATTGCACCGATCTTTGATAAATATACACCTCTTCCTGATGGAGAATTGAGAACGAAGATTGAAGAACTGGCAGCTTCAGTCGATTATCCGCTTTATAAGTTATTTATTGTTGAAGGATCTAAAAGATCTTCACACAGCAATGCATACTTATACGGCTTCCATAAACATAAGAGAATTGTGCTATTTGATACTTTAGTAAAAGAATACTATAAACCAGGAGAAGGTGAAACAGAAGCAAAAGGATGTGATACAGATGAAGTATTAGCAGTATTAGCACATGAATTAGGACATTGGAAATATAATCATACACTAAAAGGTTTTTTGCTTACCCAG GTGACCTTCCTGGTCAAATTTCTTGTGTATGCTAAACTTTTAGATTATACACCAATGTATATTGCTTTTGGTTTTTCGGACTCGCAACCGACATTCATAGGAATCATAATTATCACTATGTATATCTTAATACCATTTACAACA ttaATAGATTTTGTAGCAGGGGTAATAggaagaaaatttgaatttgaagcagacaattttgcaaaaactttggGATATGGAGATACGTTAAAAAGATCTCTAATTAAATTACAGAAAGACAATCTTGGTTACCCTCTTTTTGACAAATTATATTCTTGTTGGTTGCATAGCCATCCTCCACTACTGGAAAGACTGGAAGCTATCGATAAAGATGATTAA
- the Vhasfd gene encoding V-type proton ATPase subunit VhaSFD isoform X2, protein MVDRAHIKEMIPVLQDEKIDMLAATSILQQQAADIRNQRITWQSYFQSQMISKEDYDFIVAFDTSDASVRETKLKENPHQAAKTFLNLLGHVSKDQTIQYILIMIDDMLQEDRSRVEIFKEHSNRKRESVWGPFLNLLNRQDGFIMNMTSRIIAKLACWSHDFMEKTDLQFYLTWLKDQLKLSLEALEETDLHVGVKQPNTVDNEAYELHEQMNPNNEYIQSVARCLQMMLRIDEYRFAFVSVDGISTLLSVLTGRVNFQVQYQLIFCLWVLTFNPLLAEKMNKFNVIPILADILSDSVKEKVTRIILAVFRNLIEKVEDGQVAKEHCIAMVQCKVLKQLSILEQRKFDDEDITGDIEFMNDKLQASVQDLSSFDEYSTEVKSGRLEWSPVHKSGKFWRENASRLNEKNYELLRILIHLLEGSKDPLVLSVASFDIGEYVRHYPRGKHIIEQLGGKQRVMQLLGHEDPNVRYEALLAVQKLMVHNWEYLGKQLEKEQTGASGPPGSKPGAQVPAKA, encoded by the exons ATGGTTGACCGTGCGCATATTAAAGAGATGATACCCGTCCTACAGGACGAAAAAATTG ATATGTTAGCAGCTACAAGTATTCTTCAACAACAGGCTGCTGACATTAGAAATCAAAGAATCACTTGGCAATCATATTTCCA ATCTCAAATGATATCAAAAGAAGATTATGATTTTATAGTTGCCTTTGACACAAGCGATGCTAGCGTGAGGGAGACAAAACTAAAAGAAAATCCACATCAAGCTGCTAAAACTTTTCTAAACTTACTTGGTCACGTTTCAAAAGATCAAACTATCCAGTACATTCTCATAATGATTGATGATATGCTTCAG GAAGATCGTAGTCGTGTAGAAATTTTCAAAGAACACTCGAATCGGAAACGAGAATCTGTATGGGGACCTTTCCTGAACTTACTGAACAGACAGGATGGATTTATCATGAACATGACTTCTCGTATTATTGCAAAACTTGCTTGTTGGAGTCATGATTTCATGGAAAAGACAGATCTTCAGTTCTATTTGACATGGTTAAAGGATCAACTGAAACTCAGC TTGGAGGCTCTTGAAGAAACAGACTTGCATGTGGGAGTAAAACAACCCAATACTGTGGACAATGAGGCATATGAGCTACATGAACAAATGAATCCG aaTAACGAATACATTCAATCTGTGGCAAGGTGCCTGCAAATGATGCTTCGTATAGATGAGTATCGTTTTGCGTTTGTATCTGTAGATGGAATTTCCACATTGCTTAGCGTTTTGACAGGCAGAGTAAACTTCCAAGTACAATATCAACTTATATTTTGCCTGTGGGTACTTACTTTTAATCCATTACTTGCTGAGAAGATGAACAA ATTCAACGTTATACCTATCTTGGCTGATATATTAAGCGATTCTGTGAAGGAAAAAGTAACACGTATTATTTTAGCAGTGTTTAGG AATCTTATTGAGAAAGTAGAAGATGGACAAGTTGCCAAAGAACATTGCATCGCTATGGTACAGTGCAAAGTATTGAAACAACTGTCGATTCTTGAACAACGTAAATTCGATGACGAAGATATCACTGGTGATATTGAATTCATGAACGATAAATTACAAGCATCTGTACAGGATTTGAGTTCCTTCGACGAGTATTCGACTGAAGTAAAATCTGGCCGCCTCGAATGGTCTCCTGTTCATAAATCTGGCAAATTCTGGCGAGAGAACGCTAGTCGGCTTAATGAGAAAAATTACGAGTTGTTGCGTATTTTAATTCACTTACTAGAAGGCAGTAAAGATCCTTTGGTCCTTAGCGTAGCCAGTTTTGATATTGGAGAATATGTAAGACACTATCCTCGTGGCAAACA TATAATTGAACAACTTGGGGGCAAACAACGAGTGATGCAACTTCTAGGACATGAAGATCCTAATGTCAGATACGAAGCTCTTCTTGCAGTGCAGAAGCTCATGGTGCACAATTG GGAATACTTAGGAAAGCAATTGGAAAAAGAACAAACAGGAGCGTCAGGTCCTCCAGGCTCAAAACCAGGTGCACAAGTTCCAGCCAAAGCTTAA
- the Vhasfd gene encoding V-type proton ATPase subunit VhaSFD isoform X4: MVDRAHIKEMIPVLQDEKIDMLAATSILQQQAADIRNQRITWQSYFQSQMISKEDYDFIVAFDTSDASVRETKLKENPHQAAKTFLNLLGHVSKDQTIQYILIMIDDMLQEDRSRVEIFKEHSNRKRESVWGPFLNLLNRQDGFIMNMTSRIIAKLACWSHDFMEKTDLQFYLTWLKDQLKLSNNEYIQSVARCLQMMLRIDEYRFAFVSVDGISTLLSVLTGRVNFQVQYQLIFCLWVLTFNPLLAEKMNKFNVIPILADILSDSVKEKVTRIILAVFRNLIEKVEDGQVAKEHCIAMVQCKVLKQLSILEQRKFDDEDITGDIEFMNDKLQASVQDLSSFDEYSTEVKSGRLEWSPVHKSGKFWRENASRLNEKNYELLRILIHLLEGSKDPLVLSVASFDIGEYVRHYPRGKHIIEQLGGKQRVMQLLGHEDPNVRYEALLAVQKLMVHNWEYLGKQLEKEQTGASGPPGSKPGAQVPAKA, encoded by the exons ATGGTTGACCGTGCGCATATTAAAGAGATGATACCCGTCCTACAGGACGAAAAAATTG ATATGTTAGCAGCTACAAGTATTCTTCAACAACAGGCTGCTGACATTAGAAATCAAAGAATCACTTGGCAATCATATTTCCA ATCTCAAATGATATCAAAAGAAGATTATGATTTTATAGTTGCCTTTGACACAAGCGATGCTAGCGTGAGGGAGACAAAACTAAAAGAAAATCCACATCAAGCTGCTAAAACTTTTCTAAACTTACTTGGTCACGTTTCAAAAGATCAAACTATCCAGTACATTCTCATAATGATTGATGATATGCTTCAG GAAGATCGTAGTCGTGTAGAAATTTTCAAAGAACACTCGAATCGGAAACGAGAATCTGTATGGGGACCTTTCCTGAACTTACTGAACAGACAGGATGGATTTATCATGAACATGACTTCTCGTATTATTGCAAAACTTGCTTGTTGGAGTCATGATTTCATGGAAAAGACAGATCTTCAGTTCTATTTGACATGGTTAAAGGATCAACTGAAACTCAGC aaTAACGAATACATTCAATCTGTGGCAAGGTGCCTGCAAATGATGCTTCGTATAGATGAGTATCGTTTTGCGTTTGTATCTGTAGATGGAATTTCCACATTGCTTAGCGTTTTGACAGGCAGAGTAAACTTCCAAGTACAATATCAACTTATATTTTGCCTGTGGGTACTTACTTTTAATCCATTACTTGCTGAGAAGATGAACAA ATTCAACGTTATACCTATCTTGGCTGATATATTAAGCGATTCTGTGAAGGAAAAAGTAACACGTATTATTTTAGCAGTGTTTAGG AATCTTATTGAGAAAGTAGAAGATGGACAAGTTGCCAAAGAACATTGCATCGCTATGGTACAGTGCAAAGTATTGAAACAACTGTCGATTCTTGAACAACGTAAATTCGATGACGAAGATATCACTGGTGATATTGAATTCATGAACGATAAATTACAAGCATCTGTACAGGATTTGAGTTCCTTCGACGAGTATTCGACTGAAGTAAAATCTGGCCGCCTCGAATGGTCTCCTGTTCATAAATCTGGCAAATTCTGGCGAGAGAACGCTAGTCGGCTTAATGAGAAAAATTACGAGTTGTTGCGTATTTTAATTCACTTACTAGAAGGCAGTAAAGATCCTTTGGTCCTTAGCGTAGCCAGTTTTGATATTGGAGAATATGTAAGACACTATCCTCGTGGCAAACA TATAATTGAACAACTTGGGGGCAAACAACGAGTGATGCAACTTCTAGGACATGAAGATCCTAATGTCAGATACGAAGCTCTTCTTGCAGTGCAGAAGCTCATGGTGCACAATTG GGAATACTTAGGAAAGCAATTGGAAAAAGAACAAACAGGAGCGTCAGGTCCTCCAGGCTCAAAACCAGGTGCACAAGTTCCAGCCAAAGCTTAA
- the Vhasfd gene encoding V-type proton ATPase subunit VhaSFD isoform X3: protein MVDRAHIKEMIPVLQDEKIGNYYMLAATSILQQQAADIRNQRITWQSYFQSQMISKEDYDFIVAFDTSDASVRETKLKENPHQAAKTFLNLLGHVSKDQTIQYILIMIDDMLQEDRSRVEIFKEHSNRKRESVWGPFLNLLNRQDGFIMNMTSRIIAKLACWSHDFMEKTDLQFYLTWLKDQLKLSNNEYIQSVARCLQMMLRIDEYRFAFVSVDGISTLLSVLTGRVNFQVQYQLIFCLWVLTFNPLLAEKMNKFNVIPILADILSDSVKEKVTRIILAVFRNLIEKVEDGQVAKEHCIAMVQCKVLKQLSILEQRKFDDEDITGDIEFMNDKLQASVQDLSSFDEYSTEVKSGRLEWSPVHKSGKFWRENASRLNEKNYELLRILIHLLEGSKDPLVLSVASFDIGEYVRHYPRGKHIIEQLGGKQRVMQLLGHEDPNVRYEALLAVQKLMVHNWEYLGKQLEKEQTGASGPPGSKPGAQVPAKA, encoded by the exons ATGGTTGACCGTGCGCATATTAAAGAGATGATACCCGTCCTACAGGACGAAAAAATTGGTAATTATT ATATGTTAGCAGCTACAAGTATTCTTCAACAACAGGCTGCTGACATTAGAAATCAAAGAATCACTTGGCAATCATATTTCCA ATCTCAAATGATATCAAAAGAAGATTATGATTTTATAGTTGCCTTTGACACAAGCGATGCTAGCGTGAGGGAGACAAAACTAAAAGAAAATCCACATCAAGCTGCTAAAACTTTTCTAAACTTACTTGGTCACGTTTCAAAAGATCAAACTATCCAGTACATTCTCATAATGATTGATGATATGCTTCAG GAAGATCGTAGTCGTGTAGAAATTTTCAAAGAACACTCGAATCGGAAACGAGAATCTGTATGGGGACCTTTCCTGAACTTACTGAACAGACAGGATGGATTTATCATGAACATGACTTCTCGTATTATTGCAAAACTTGCTTGTTGGAGTCATGATTTCATGGAAAAGACAGATCTTCAGTTCTATTTGACATGGTTAAAGGATCAACTGAAACTCAGC aaTAACGAATACATTCAATCTGTGGCAAGGTGCCTGCAAATGATGCTTCGTATAGATGAGTATCGTTTTGCGTTTGTATCTGTAGATGGAATTTCCACATTGCTTAGCGTTTTGACAGGCAGAGTAAACTTCCAAGTACAATATCAACTTATATTTTGCCTGTGGGTACTTACTTTTAATCCATTACTTGCTGAGAAGATGAACAA ATTCAACGTTATACCTATCTTGGCTGATATATTAAGCGATTCTGTGAAGGAAAAAGTAACACGTATTATTTTAGCAGTGTTTAGG AATCTTATTGAGAAAGTAGAAGATGGACAAGTTGCCAAAGAACATTGCATCGCTATGGTACAGTGCAAAGTATTGAAACAACTGTCGATTCTTGAACAACGTAAATTCGATGACGAAGATATCACTGGTGATATTGAATTCATGAACGATAAATTACAAGCATCTGTACAGGATTTGAGTTCCTTCGACGAGTATTCGACTGAAGTAAAATCTGGCCGCCTCGAATGGTCTCCTGTTCATAAATCTGGCAAATTCTGGCGAGAGAACGCTAGTCGGCTTAATGAGAAAAATTACGAGTTGTTGCGTATTTTAATTCACTTACTAGAAGGCAGTAAAGATCCTTTGGTCCTTAGCGTAGCCAGTTTTGATATTGGAGAATATGTAAGACACTATCCTCGTGGCAAACA TATAATTGAACAACTTGGGGGCAAACAACGAGTGATGCAACTTCTAGGACATGAAGATCCTAATGTCAGATACGAAGCTCTTCTTGCAGTGCAGAAGCTCATGGTGCACAATTG GGAATACTTAGGAAAGCAATTGGAAAAAGAACAAACAGGAGCGTCAGGTCCTCCAGGCTCAAAACCAGGTGCACAAGTTCCAGCCAAAGCTTAA
- the Vhasfd gene encoding V-type proton ATPase subunit VhaSFD isoform X1, with the protein MVDRAHIKEMIPVLQDEKIGNYYMLAATSILQQQAADIRNQRITWQSYFQSQMISKEDYDFIVAFDTSDASVRETKLKENPHQAAKTFLNLLGHVSKDQTIQYILIMIDDMLQEDRSRVEIFKEHSNRKRESVWGPFLNLLNRQDGFIMNMTSRIIAKLACWSHDFMEKTDLQFYLTWLKDQLKLSLEALEETDLHVGVKQPNTVDNEAYELHEQMNPNNEYIQSVARCLQMMLRIDEYRFAFVSVDGISTLLSVLTGRVNFQVQYQLIFCLWVLTFNPLLAEKMNKFNVIPILADILSDSVKEKVTRIILAVFRNLIEKVEDGQVAKEHCIAMVQCKVLKQLSILEQRKFDDEDITGDIEFMNDKLQASVQDLSSFDEYSTEVKSGRLEWSPVHKSGKFWRENASRLNEKNYELLRILIHLLEGSKDPLVLSVASFDIGEYVRHYPRGKHIIEQLGGKQRVMQLLGHEDPNVRYEALLAVQKLMVHNWEYLGKQLEKEQTGASGPPGSKPGAQVPAKA; encoded by the exons ATGGTTGACCGTGCGCATATTAAAGAGATGATACCCGTCCTACAGGACGAAAAAATTGGTAATTATT ATATGTTAGCAGCTACAAGTATTCTTCAACAACAGGCTGCTGACATTAGAAATCAAAGAATCACTTGGCAATCATATTTCCA ATCTCAAATGATATCAAAAGAAGATTATGATTTTATAGTTGCCTTTGACACAAGCGATGCTAGCGTGAGGGAGACAAAACTAAAAGAAAATCCACATCAAGCTGCTAAAACTTTTCTAAACTTACTTGGTCACGTTTCAAAAGATCAAACTATCCAGTACATTCTCATAATGATTGATGATATGCTTCAG GAAGATCGTAGTCGTGTAGAAATTTTCAAAGAACACTCGAATCGGAAACGAGAATCTGTATGGGGACCTTTCCTGAACTTACTGAACAGACAGGATGGATTTATCATGAACATGACTTCTCGTATTATTGCAAAACTTGCTTGTTGGAGTCATGATTTCATGGAAAAGACAGATCTTCAGTTCTATTTGACATGGTTAAAGGATCAACTGAAACTCAGC TTGGAGGCTCTTGAAGAAACAGACTTGCATGTGGGAGTAAAACAACCCAATACTGTGGACAATGAGGCATATGAGCTACATGAACAAATGAATCCG aaTAACGAATACATTCAATCTGTGGCAAGGTGCCTGCAAATGATGCTTCGTATAGATGAGTATCGTTTTGCGTTTGTATCTGTAGATGGAATTTCCACATTGCTTAGCGTTTTGACAGGCAGAGTAAACTTCCAAGTACAATATCAACTTATATTTTGCCTGTGGGTACTTACTTTTAATCCATTACTTGCTGAGAAGATGAACAA ATTCAACGTTATACCTATCTTGGCTGATATATTAAGCGATTCTGTGAAGGAAAAAGTAACACGTATTATTTTAGCAGTGTTTAGG AATCTTATTGAGAAAGTAGAAGATGGACAAGTTGCCAAAGAACATTGCATCGCTATGGTACAGTGCAAAGTATTGAAACAACTGTCGATTCTTGAACAACGTAAATTCGATGACGAAGATATCACTGGTGATATTGAATTCATGAACGATAAATTACAAGCATCTGTACAGGATTTGAGTTCCTTCGACGAGTATTCGACTGAAGTAAAATCTGGCCGCCTCGAATGGTCTCCTGTTCATAAATCTGGCAAATTCTGGCGAGAGAACGCTAGTCGGCTTAATGAGAAAAATTACGAGTTGTTGCGTATTTTAATTCACTTACTAGAAGGCAGTAAAGATCCTTTGGTCCTTAGCGTAGCCAGTTTTGATATTGGAGAATATGTAAGACACTATCCTCGTGGCAAACA TATAATTGAACAACTTGGGGGCAAACAACGAGTGATGCAACTTCTAGGACATGAAGATCCTAATGTCAGATACGAAGCTCTTCTTGCAGTGCAGAAGCTCATGGTGCACAATTG GGAATACTTAGGAAAGCAATTGGAAAAAGAACAAACAGGAGCGTCAGGTCCTCCAGGCTCAAAACCAGGTGCACAAGTTCCAGCCAAAGCTTAA
- the Rpi135 gene encoding RNA polymerase I subunit Rpl135 has product MLIEPKLTNTSQNFGKPPEEQNALLQSLGTSHIDSFNYMLEDGLSEGVRDNPLVYIHLPNEEKVALWIDDVTIHQPSVPVGTIGVKNHRIYPTECRQRGCTYKGKITVKLGWSINGKIQEALERDLGEIPIMVKSNRCHLSKMSPKELVSHGEHEQEWGGYFIIKGLERLIRMLLMTRRNYPIAIRRSGWKSRGVQFSDLGLLLRSVRDDNTATNNTLHYVTDGSAKLMFTHRKILYYVPLVLMLKCLIDVSDIFIYNALTAGSDDDLYYKGCILNMLREIHKQDLHSHDQCRAYIGSMFRIKFFELPQDATDTDVCDFIIKHCIAIHLNDPLDKFYLLVFMTKKLFALANNKCAVEGADAVMMQECLLGGHLYLQVLKEKLYTWLTGLKMGILKRARSAGNRYTLSVQEMLNIMKHTSSLESQMENFLATGNIRSATGLGLMQSSGLTIVAENINRMRYMSHFRAIHRGSFFQEMRTTEARQLLPDAWGFICPVHTPDGAPCGLLNHLTMNCIITKHPDSKLKANIPIVLMDLGMVPLSIADNWKSSYVVMLDGKLIGVINDNIVARITDKLRLLKINGKEVPPTMEIALVPKKNVPAQYPGLYLFTNPARMMRPVMNLIAKKIEYIGTFEQVYLDICVTPEEAYEGLTSHQELSKTAFLSNLASLIPMPDCNQSPRNMYQCQMGKQTMGTPCHTWQLQSETKLYRLQTPATPLFRPVHHDKINLDDFAMGTNAIVAVISYTGYDMEDAMIINKAAYDRGFAHGIIYKSEFVDLEDQRSYFARNPDKPDLAEKLDTDGLPLPGTIISEGDVYYCYYDADKSTYTTGRYHGKEDAYVDTVKLCGTLHSHIPRRACITFRISRNPSVGDKFASRAGQKGICSQKWPAEDLPFTETGLIPDIVFNPHGFPSRMTIAMMIEVMAGKSAAIHGLVHDATSFRFNENETAVEYFGKLLERGGYNYYGTERMYSGIDGREMTADIFFGIVHYQRLRHMVSDKWQVRSTGPIDVLTRQPIKGRRRGGGVRFGEMERDSLISHGCSFLLQDRLFHCSDKTTTLVCQKCGTLLGPVMETTLSASGFGKKTRCRLCGDDESVREVDIPYIFRYLVTQLTSCNINVKLSFAEK; this is encoded by the exons atgttaattgaaCCGAAATTAACAAATACCTCGCAAAATTTTGGTAAACCACCAGAAGAGCAAAATGCT ttacTACAGAGTTTAGGTACTTCGCATATAGACTCTTTCAATTATATGCTAGAAGATGGTCTCTCAGAAGGTGTTAGAGATAATCCACTTGTTTACATCCACCTTCCGAATGAAGAAAAAGTGGCTCTGTGGATTGATGATGTGACAATTCATCAGCCTTCTGTTCCTGTTGGAACTATTGGAGTAAAGAATCATAGAATTTATCCCACAGAGTGCCGTCAGAGAGGATGTACTTACAAAGGAAAGATAACAGTTAAACTGGGCTGGTCTATTAATGGTAAAATTCAAGAAGCTCTTGAAAGAGATTTAGGAGAAATTCCAATTATGGTTAAA TCTAATAGATGTCATTTaagtaaaatgagtccaaaggAGTTAGTTAGTCATGGAGAACATGAACAAGAATGGGGtggatattttataattaaaggACTAGAGAGACTCATAAGAATGCTTTTAATGACAAGAAGGAATTATCCTATAGCTATTAGAAGATCTGGGTGGAAATCTCGTGGAGTACAGTTTAGTGATCTTGGTCTACTTCTGAGGAGTGTGCGTGATGATAATACTGCAACG AACAATACATTGCACTATGTAACCGATGGATCTGCAAAGTTAATGTTCACGCACAGAAAAATTTTATACTACGTACCTCTAGTCTTGATGCTAAAATGTTTAATAGATGTCtcagatatttttatttataatgcaTTAACAGCTGGTAGCGATGATGATCTTTATTATAAAGGTTGTATTTTGAATATGCTCAGAGAAATACACAAACAAGATCTACATAGCCATGATCAATGCAGGGCTTATATAGGAAGTATGTTTAGAATAAAGTTCTTTGAATTACCTCAAGACGCTACTGATACAGATGTTTGTGATTTTATAATTAA GCATTGTATAGCAATTCACCTTAATGATCCTTTGGATAAATTTTACTTACTTgtttttatgacaaaaaagcTATTTGCTCTTGCAAATAATAAGTGTGCTGTTGAGGGAGCCGATGCTGTGATGATGCAAGAATGTTTACTCGGTGGTCACTTATATCTACAAGTTCTGAAAGAAAAACTATATACTTGGCTAACGGGCCTTAAAATGGGTATTTTGAAGCGTGCAAGAAGCGCGGGTAATAGGTACACTTTAAGCGTAC AGGAAATGTTAAATATAATGAAGCATACAAGCTCGCTTGAATCGCAAATGGAAAATTTCTTAGCGACTGGAAATATAAGATCAGCTACGGGTTTAGGACTTATGCAAAGTAGTGGTCTTACAATTGTAGCTGAAAATATTAACAGAATGCGTTATATGAGTCATTTTCGTGCAATTCATAGAGGttcttttttccaagaaatgaGAACAACGGAAGCCAGACAACTATTGCCAGATGCGTGGG GCTTTATTTGTCCCGTTCATACACCCGATGGTGCGCCCTGTGGACTTCTGAATCACTTAACAATGAATTGTATCATTACGAAACATCCAGATTCAAAATTAAAAGCTAATATTCCCATAGTACTAATGGATCTTGGGATGGTCCCCTTATCTATTGCCGACAATTGGAAGAGTTCGTATGTTGTAATGTTGGACGGGAAATTGATTGGAGTGATAAATGACAATATAGTTGCTAGAATAACAGATAAACTTAGATTGCTTAAAATAAATGGGAAAGaa GTACCCCCTACAATGGAAATAGCTTTAGTACCAAAAAAGAATGTACCAGCTCAGTACCCAGGATTGTATTTATTCACAAATCCGGCACGTATGATGAGACCAGTGATGAATTTGATTGCTAAGAAGATTGAATATATTGGGACGTTTGAACAAGTTTATTTAGATATCTGCGTCACACCCGAAGAAGCTTATGAAGGG TTGACGTCACATCAAGAATTATCGAAAACAGCCTTCCTAAGTAATTTAGCAAGTCTTATTCCAATGCCAGATTGCAATCAGAGTCCAAGAAATATGTACCAGTGTCAA ATGGGTAAACAAACAATGGGCACTCCATGTCATACATGGCAATTACAGTCGGAAACTAAATTATATAGACTTCAAACACCAGCAACACCACTTTTCCGACCTGTTCACCACGATAAAATTAATCTTGATGATTTTGCCATGGGTACCAATGCAATAGTAGCTGTTATTTCATACACA GGGTATGATATGGAAGATGCAATGATTATTAATAAAGCTGCTTATGATAGAGGGTTCGCACATGGAATAATTTACAAATCTGAGTTTGTTGACTTAGAAGATCAAAGAAGTTACTTTGCACGAAATCCAGATAAACCTGATCTAGCAGAAAAATTAGATACTGATGGTCTTCCACTACCAGGTACTATTATTTCTGAAGGTGATGTTTATTATTG TTACTACGATGCAGATAAGTCGACATACACTACTGGTAGATATCACGGGAAAGAAGATGCTTATGTTGATACTGTAAAACTATGTGGTACATTACATAGTCACATTCCGCGTAGGGCTTGCATTACTTTTCGCATTTCA CGTAATCCAAGTGTTGGAGATAAATTCGCTTCCAGAGCAGGTCAGAAAGGAATTTGCTCTCAAAAATGGCCAGCAGAGGATTTGCCATTTACAGAAACTGGTTTGATTCCTGATATTGTGTTCAATCCTCATGGTTTTCCAAGTCGTATGACAATAG cCATGATGATCGAAGTAATGGCGGGAAAATCAGCAGCTATACATGGACTTGTACACGATGCAACGTCTTTTCGATTCAACGAGAATGAAACAGCTGTTgaatattttggaaaattgttGGAACGTGGTGGTTACAATTATTATGGAACTGAAAGGATGTATTCGGGGATAGATGGGAGAGAAATGACTGCTGATATCTTTTTCGGAATTGTGCATTATCAACGATTGAGGCACATGGTTTCGGACAAGTGGCAA gttaGAAGTACTGGTCCAATAGACGTTTTGACAAGACAGCCTATAAAAGGTAGACGAAGAGGTGGTGGTGTTCGATTTGGAGAAATGGAACGAGATTCGTTAATATCTCATGGATGTTCGTTTTTGCTACAAGATCGCCTTTTTCATTGTTCAGATAAAACTACG ACGTTAGTTTGCCAAAAGTGTGGGACATTGCTAGGTCCAGTAATGGAAACTACTTTAAGCGCGTCAGGATTTGGCAAGAAAACAAGATGTCGTCTTTGTGGCGATGATGAATCTGTAAGAGAAGTAGATATACCATACATCTTTCGATATCTTGTAACACAATTGACATCCTGTAATATCAACGTAAAACTGTcatttgcagaaaaataa